The Bacteroidota bacterium DNA segment CGATCAGTAACTTCAGTGTGGCAGAGGACTATCACCAGAACTACTACAACCAGCATGGCAGCCAGCCCTACTGCAGTTATGTAATCACCCCCAAGGTGGAGAAATTCAAGAAGGTGTTCGCCGACAAACTCAAGCAGACCCCCTAGCGGGTGGCATGCCCCGCTGTGAGATTTCTTGTGGGCGGCATCTTGTTCTTATCTAGTATTCTACGGAAGGTGCAAAAAAGAGCCACCTGCTGGGGCCTATGGGGACTGAACCCCTATCTCACCAGCATCAGCGTACGGATCAACTCGCGCGTGCCACCCTGGCAGTCGGGCACCTGGATGTGCACCACGTAGGTACCCTCGGGCGCATCGGTGCTGCCGTCCGTGCCACGCCAGGGCTGGCTGCCCGTGTACACCAGCTGGCCCCAGCGGTTGAAGACCTGCAGGCGGTAGGCGCCATCCAGGTAGCTGGCGGGCGGGTAGGTGTCGTGCA contains these protein-coding regions:
- a CDS encoding gliding motility-associated C-terminal domain-containing protein — translated: HDTYPPASYLDGAYRLQVFNRWGQLVYTGSQPWRGTDGSTDAPEGTYVVHIQVPDCQGGTRELIRTLMLVR